GCTAGAAATAAAAATATTCCCCACTGAAGAATTGGTGTGTAACTCGTGCCATATAGAAAAATTGTTGGGCTGAGGCATGCTTTCTCATAGAAAGTGGTGAGCGGGTGCAGAACCAACTTCTTGGCGCTGTGGATATgtttaatgtactgtatgtgccAGGAAAGTAATCCTAGGGATAAGATGCAGTGTGAACAGCGCCCTACTGTCTCATCAAATATGCTTATTAAACTGAAATCTATTAAAGAGAGTGGAGAGGCAGCCATCTGCAGTATTGTGATGGCTCTAACTACATAAAGTATAATAGAGGTAATATAGCCAGCatcttgtatatatgtatacatggtCATGAGTTATTGTTTTCCTCCTCTTTATATCTAATGAGTCTATTATCCTCTACCTGTTCTTCCCAGATGAGCGCAGTTTGAGTGGCCTGTACCAATGTCTTGTTGAGCTGTCAACACAACCCACCACTGTATGTCATGGCTCTGCGGCCACCAGAGAAGCTGCTCGGGCAAACGCTGCACACAACGCTCTGCAGTACCTCAAAATCATGGCTGGCAGTAAGTGACTGTGACAAAGAGAGAAGAACATGAAAAACCGCTTACGTTTTATCAGTTACTCAAGGACTCAACACCACAAGAGCCTAAGCCTACTAGTGTGTGCACCACAAAGCCCCTCCAAAATACTCTAATGGCATGGGATCAGCAGCGGCTGCTACTTTGGAGAGCTACCACAAATCCACCTTCACATGTTACTGAGGTTGAGTTTGTGGTAGATTTTATTGCTGGGATCCCTGTATTTCACCACAACGGTTATGCTGTAACCCCAACTGATGTCGGGTGCAATACTCAGTCACATCAATACAACAGGGGAGAAAGGTGGGGTCCCCCTACATATGCTTGATAACATTGCACGGGTTCCTATTTATTTTGAGGCCTTTATTTTGACAAATGTCCATCTTAAAGGTGACAGTTTTTAGTTGTTACTGCCTTTTTGTACAAAGATGCTTTATGGCAATTTGTCCAAGTGTTTATAATTTACCTCAAGCAACAGCACAGTGGATCGAAGAAGCCTAAGGACACGAGATCTACTGTCCTGAACATAAAATAGACGGATTCAACCAGAAGTACGTATTGGACACTCAAATAGCTCTTATCAGTTTATTGGCTGAaactttcatttttgcattttggaCCAACTACACAAAACAAAGGAAAATTGTCTTGTGGCTGCTGCCTGCATCCTTTTCTTTAGCGTTATTTACTGGTCCAGGTTTCTGGGAAATTCTGAATTGGTTTCAGCAGATAttgggtttgttttgttttttttaaagtagaaaaATGTTTCATGAATTCTTAATTTCTAACCAGAATAAAGCAAAAGGATTGTAAATTGTTGCTGTAAATATAAACCCATACTTGGAAGCAAAATGGTTTTTACATTGAAACTATGTGTATGGATTATATGTACGCTGGAATACAACGTTTGTCCAAGGGCACAGGATAGTGAGATGTTCTTCTGGAGAGTGATATACACCAAATGTAGCTTCACATGATATACACTTATTGTCTATTCTTTGGATAAATGATGGCTGAGACCCCTGTGAAAGCTACAAGGCAGGTCTAAAGCCTCCAGGTCCTTCTTACTGCAGAGTGGGTcggggatttaaaggggttgtctgacttTATAAAAATGTACCTATAAGCTGGAAATAATATAAATTACAGGAGTTTTCCAGGCTTAAAAATATTGACCAGGGGCAacacggcggctcagtggttagcacgagtcctgggttcgaatcctgccaggaacaacatctgcaaggagtttgtatgttctccacgtgtttgtgtggatttcctcacagtctacaaagacatactgaaaagaaaaaaaaatattgatgacctattttaaaGATATATTAGTAACCTATCTGTGGTGGTTGACACCTACCAACCCCATCAATTACCTGTTCTTAGCAGCTAATACagagagaatggaacaggaagcagacagcgctgttctctgtgtagtggtgggatgagtcactgcagcttaggttccattcagatgaatgaaaGCTGATCTGTAGTATTTAATTTGGGCACAGAGatgtctgctccctgctccattctctgtgattCAGCtgttcagaacagctgatctggtattgatgacctgtcctttaagatgggtcatcaatatttttagcctgggtaatccctttaaataaattatGGTGCATGTTGTACAGCTCCCCTGCAGTGATGGAACCCTGGTCCCCGCTCTTACAGGCCCTTGATGTCTTCTTTTGATGATCCACTGCAGATAACAGTAGGCCTCAGTGACTTGTACACAAACGGCACAGGGTGGCTGAGGCCAGTACGTCACCTGCTGTTGGTGTACATTGCTGTATTTTAGACTTGTATATTGCAAACTTCCTTCACCAACTTCTTGTCTACTCTTAAACATTCTTAAAGGATTTGTCTGGAATAGTTTACCCATACAGAGACCACATCTTGTGCAGCCATGCATAGGTGAGAAAGACAAGGGGACACAGACAAACATCCTATAGAAAGAAGGTGAGAGAGTATTCTTTACACTCACTGAACGCTCATCTTGCAGATCCATAAGCAGGCCAGAGAAAGCAAATCTTAATAATAGAAGGCATGAACATACACTATAAGGCCTCTTTCACATGACCGTAATTTTGATCCAAAATTACAGATCAAAGTATGAACACCTGAACTTCTAAGGGCCTTTGTGTCTGAGCCGTAGTCAAAAgacacaaaatatggagcaggtcctatatttgtccatgttagtgactctgcccattcagttcaatgtatGAATCAGTGAAAAGAACAAATGACACACGGATACCAATTTTACTGACCCGTACATGGTAGAAGGTCAGGTGCATGAGACCTAAAGGTGACTGATATAGCAACCAAGAATAACAAGTGACAGCCGCTGTaattactttattattattaaccaTCAAGGGTAAAAGGAATCTGATCCACCACatggtattacagtatatacaaagaTCTTCTTGGTACACTGATTGAATGTGCAGCAGGATTCTGCAATTGAATATTTACAAAGGATTTGACCATTGCCTCAGATATAATGCTAATATACAGTAATCCATAGAAACCAATGAGGCACTTGTGATCACTGTACACCTACCAAAAGACAACCTAAAGCTGAGTGCTGATATATTGCAATGGCTCACTGCAATGTGAAATATTCATGTTGATACTGTGCACATGGGCACTTTCGTATAATTAAATCAAAAAattgaagtacaacacaaccGGTGCTAGCACTGACAATGGACAATATACCAATTGATAcgtgaattattttttcctgccAAAGCGTTGAGGTACGGCCATACTCCAAAATTGTGGGGCCGAGTCCCATCCTCGAGAATGGATCCTACCGTCTCCTAGCAAGGAACTGCGCTCATCTCTTCCGAACCTTAAATACAAAGGGAATCCAATGACCACCAGTATGACATCATGAAGGAAGACATATTCGTATGTGCATTGCTTAGAATAAAGTGTAGGCTGATTTGCAGGTTCGCCTATAGAATACAATTGGCAAAGCAATGTGGGAAATAGCAGTTTTGGTCAGATGGGCAAGTTACTAGTCTGTATACACAAATTACAAGATTTAGACATAGCAGAGGATTCTGGTGCAAGAAGTGCTGTCCATTATAGAGTTCTCCTCACAAAACAACCAGTAATAGCgaaccaatgaaaaaaaaaaaaaaactaatttcctTCTGTGCGAGAAGTTTATAGACTGGTgctccacgttgtgaaaatgcagcattttatattACTTGTAAaggagatgagattctggctaatcccattcacacattgcagaaaataaatcCTCAGCGGAAAAGTTGTTTTCAAAAATGccagcatcatgtcaattataactgcggaaacgctggcggtttttctataagtataataggggcagaaaggaaAACTGTGAAAATGCAGTAATACATTTCTGCCGTGTTTTTTTGCTAcatgcggccttagccttaaagcgtTACATTAGTAAATTTACCTTGTCCTCCATCTACTGGCAGGGGTTGACTGATCATTGAAGCTAATAGCACAAGAATGGCGGTCCAGTTCTCCCTTCTGAATGGAGCAGCGATGTGCTTGTCTATCTCTAGCAGTGCGTTATACATAGAGGACCGGCTACTGCAACATACCAGGCTACAAAATACTCCTGTTCTTATGAGCAGTGTGAAGTTCGTGTATAGGGAACAGATTGACCAAAATATCCTTTTAAGGTACTATAAAGCTACTCGGGGTGCAGTGGACCATTGTGAACCATAAGGAGGCTGCAGTGCTGCGACCCCCTTCAAACAGCAAATCGCCACAAGTCGGGTCTCTGCCAATAGTGCAGAATGTAAAATCCAACAGATTAAGGAATTTGGGGTGGCTGAGCATATTCTGAATGGTCGGTAACATTACAGTATATGCTGCCCTGGGCAATCCTTGTGTACAGATAAGAATATAAGCACATAGAATGTACTAGGTGCATATTGTCCACATGGAATTAAAAGTAATTCCATGGCAAAATCCACGTGTTAGATGCAGATTGTGTCTTGTATTTGCAGCCAAATTAACCTCATACATTGCAATGAGTGAAATTCACACTGAAGAATTGATAAGCTTCGGATATCAAAGTTTGCACCACAGCTCTATTTACCTGCAGAACATTTTTGCAAGTTGCAAACTTTGGCTGTTGCTATATTATGTTACAGGGATAGCTATAAGATCCAAAGGtatacacataaaatatacaaccaggtaggagccccattacagattttgttgtaAAGGAATTTCAAGTTACACCTGGATTTTCTGATATTCTATGCAATATATGCAATCATTTTTAATAGCATTGATTTATATTGGTAGGCAGAAAACAACATGGAGCAGTCACACTGACCACTATGggttcgttcacacggtgtaaacgcgccgcgcattgtggcgcgtttacggcacgtgtacgctgcgtttttttacagtgcgcgattacgccgcgttaatgccgcgttTACGCggtgtaatcgcgcaccgtaaaaaaacgcggcgtacacgcgccgtaatcgcgccacaatgcgcggcgcgtttactccgtgtgaacgagccctatggcTGCTGCCAGGAACGTTTATCTCCCCTTCTATTACGGTGATCTGTTTTGGCCCTAGTCACAGATGATGCAAGTGTTGGAAACTTGCTATTTGTGCTTTGTGTTAAATCCATGCTTACATCAATTTATTATTCTAAATTCTATATTTTAATGCATCTAAGATGATAAATGAAGCCATTTTGGAAATAGTCTTCTAATTCTTTCTATAGTGATGCGGTATATAGTGATAAAATAATGCGGGGACTGCGCCATTACCTTTGTGGTTGGAAATGGAAAGAGCTGCGGGTGTTTCGGCTGTGCATGATGGTTCGAAGCAAAGAATTCAAGCCGATCTTGTCATCTGATAAGGGTTGTGAAGAGAAACTTTCATCCAGCTGGAAAAGCAAATATAGCAATGAATACAAGTTTGTTATCACATGATGGAAAGGAGGAACCGCTATCTTAACATGGAACGGTCTTCTTCCTCTTTAGTAGTGATCATCTGCTTTATCAGCCAGTATGAGCTGCAGTGCAAAGCATGGAAGATAAAAGAACAGGCTGAACCAAAGATGAGAGAGGACGTGGATTACAGACATGGTTTTCCGGAACTGTATATAGGACACGTCCAGGCATACAGCATTAAAATCACTAAATTTGTATGTGACCCTCTTTATCACAGCCCAAAATGAATCTGACTCATACCAGATGTCCCCTTTGCTGTGGCTCCTTAGAGGCTACTAAAAACTGGTACTGGGTATTGTATTCTCGGCAATAGGTCAGCATTGTGTTTCCAGACAGCATTTGATGTCCCGCTTTTATACATGTACCCCGCTGTGTTTATGTTAATTGATCTTTCCGATTGCTTTCCTGGCAGGTTTCCTTATGACCACGGTTGGTGCTGCCAGGAAGAATGATGTGTTTAATTGATCACTCCGAACCTTGGACTTTAGAGGTTAGTGACTAATACGCCCCAAGGATTCATTGTGTAACCCACATGTTGTGTAACACTCCAACACTCAGCGTCCCATTTGTACAGACTTGTCTACTCCATATGTACTAGAATCATTGTAAGGCTGAGAGAATCACTAGTAGTAAAATGAGGCTTCAATAAtgccaaataattatttcctacctaaagtacatgtactgtacctgtgtttaaggttatgttcacactaatGTAtacatgtccattgctgtcatccatcataagatgacagcaatggacattaacagtagCAGAGTATCGGACACAGACTGAGCCCCCTCTatctgtctgttcccattgactctaatgtaaaacacATGACGGTCGTTGTTTTCCACTAGATGGCAGACATTGTCttctatcatgtttgtttacttttgtaacagaagaaaaagttctgCATTCAGGACTTTCTaccttcataagaataaaaaaaaaaacatgacaaagcTCTTCACTGGGGTGAATGGTGATGGACACCTGACAGGGGACGCCATCTGCAtatgttatttaatgtccattgctgtcatagtGTGAACCCTCCGTCACTGGCCTATATACGGTTCTAAATCTGGAATACAGACAGTTATAGTATATGCAGGTATAATCTGAATGTAGCTTTAGTTCGGGCTGTAGGACGTGGATTATGGCCTTGgatgtgtggtgtgtgtccttATCCTTTTACCTTATTTTAAGAATCTTCCCTTGTACCAGGCAGGTGCTTTTTTACCATTTTTCTAAATCTTTCCAATTAAAGGGGGATAGACCTCCTAGTTAATCCTCTGCCATTCCCGCTCAGGTTGTCCCTCTCTGTCTTTGTTCACTTTGTTGCACTTTTATCATGTGTTGTTTACCCACATGATAGATGGAAGGGTGATGGGCAGAGACTGGCGAGGACCAGGTGACTGGCGTGAACAGGTATTTATTTTAATGCATTCCCCTATAGTATCCCCCTTAAAGCTGGAGAACCTCTTACAGATCCTACAATATATAACTATAATCTCACAAGACACGTCAGAGAAGGGCTGGACCTAGATGTGATCAGTCAGACAACCAGGTATTAGGATATTGTTTCTGTACTCTGGATCTATTCAAAGCAAAGGAAGTTTTGTGCTTAGGCAAACCCTATATCGAGAGCTAGGACACTAGTGGTGACTTGAAGACCCCCAGAAATGGAAATTTCCCACTAGGCCTAGTGACGTGCCTGAAAATAATAtatgaaataatatataataataaatatgtaataatatataaaatgttaTCTTACCATAGAGGGAATAAAACTTACCTGTGAGTCGAGGAAACTTGGGGGCACGTCCATGAAGGTTTCAGGTGACTCGTCCCCCCCTTGGTGAGGCTGAGCACTCCTGGCACAGGTAAGTACAGCGAGGAGCAGAAGTGTTAGCACCTCCATGGTTGAGTGTGAGATGTGACAGAATGGGCACAGGTCTTGTGTATATAAGATGTGAGGTACCtgggaggagccagcatccttaCAAGGTGCATGTGTGAGTAATCTGCGGAGAGTGTGAGTGCCACATGTTATTGTCACACTGTGGTCCCAAGGAGATGAAATACTCCCTGGAGTGTGAGCAAAGCTCCCCACTATGTTATTACGCTGATAAATCCAGTTAATATGCGCTTAAGCCACTTTTTGCAGATACCAAATTGAAAGCTGTTTGTCCTGCTAATGTATTGGGTCCCGATGGACAGGATCTGGTGGAGATGTGCTCATCTGTATTGTACAACAGAAATTTAGTTTTATTGTGAAACACTGCAGATATGGAGGAGTGCGGGGATTGTAGCTGTCCATTTCTATTACATTGCTCTATATACTAAACTCATCCCTATGTTAAATATTAAGGGACAATTCATGCCGCAGACACGGAGTAAACAGTCATACTGCAGACCAGGATACCTTGGATACCTTAtggatgtatataaatatatggtgATCTACCATAACATTACGTGAAATGAAGAACATTGATTATCTTGTGACAATGGGATATATTACGCAGCAAGTCAGTAGTCACTTCTAGTAAGTGTTGGAGGCAGAGAATGTGTAAGGATCAGAGCGACTTATCCAAGTCCACTGTGGAGAATCTGAGCGTTTCTTATGGGGTTATATACAGGAGTAAATGACAGTAtggaatattataggtgacaATCAGTTCAGTTTTACTAAGGACAATAGTTGTCAAATTAACCCGATTTGTTTTTATGAAGAGGTGATTCTGGACAGGGGAGAGACTGTGGATATAGTGTTTCTAATGGATAAAATAGTGGATAAAATTAAGTCCATTGGGTTACAAAAATAGTTTGTAATAGGATTGAAAACTGGTTGAAGAATATCCAGAGAATTGTGGTCAATTAATGCAGCTCAGACTgggcctctgttataagtggtgcacCCAGGGTAAAGTTCTGTGTCCTCTCCTATGAATGATGTACCCCCAAggctcagggctcggtcctctgTTATAGTTGTGTACCCGAGGATTTAGTGATGGGTCGTTTTATGGCTATATGTTGTGTACCCCAGAGTTcaatgctgggtcctctgttattagtggtgtacccccaggttcagtgctgggtcctctgttatatctTGTGTACCCCAGagttcagtgctggatcctctgtTATTCGTGGTGTACCCccgggttcagtgctgggtcctctgttatatgttgtGTACCCCAGagttcagtgctggatcctctgtgATTAGTGGTGTACCCccaggttcagtgctgggtcctctgttatatgttgtATGCCCCAGagttcagtgctggatcctctgttattagtggtgtaccccagggttcagtgctggatcctctgtTATATGTTGTTCCCCagagttcagtgctgggtcctttgTTATTAGTGTTGTACCCCTgggttcagtgctggatcctctgttattagtggtgtacccctgggttcagtgctgggtccattGTAATTTTAACTTCTTTAGTAATGGTATAGAAGATAGGATTAGTAGCACTGCCTCTCTTTTTGCAGATGACACaagctatatagtacagtacagtctatagAGGATGTATGTAGGAtacaagcagacttggacagactGATTGTTTGGGCATTCATATGGCAAATGAgtttcaatgtggataaatgtaaagttatacaTCTGGGTAAAACTAAGCTCCATGCAACATATGTCCTAGAGGGAGTAAAGCTGGGAGAGTCTCTGGTGGAAAAGGAGCTGagtgtacttgtagatcatatattaaattatagcacaatgtcagtcagctgcttctaagggctagttcacacgtgaactgcccgcgcgggttttgacacagagagagacgcggcgagccgcgtctctctcttgtcaaaacccgcccgccgcgaccatcgctgtcgcggcttaaccctctgctgtcggctcaaatgaatgagccgacataggagggagctgcggggggcggaagccgcgcgactgagacagcgcggcttccgcctgaagaaaggacatgtcctttcttttctccgctagcagcagctcgccgctagcggagaacagaagcccggcggtctccatagaccaccattataaggggaggttttggacgcgaaatccgctgtcaaaaacctccccttatactcacgtgtgaactagccctaaggcctgcaggatattgtcatgtatggGTTATGGACTCAATAGTCAATAAGTTATGTAGGGATAGGGATGTAATAGTACCACTTTATAAATAtagtctagcggttaggattcctggttttcacccaggcggcccgggttcgactcccggtatgggaagaTAAcaatttctgaaatttccccaatgtgggactattaaaggattatctcatcttatcttatcttatcttattggtaAGTCCTCATCTAGAATATGCGGTCCATTACTGGTCGCCAGTTCATAGAAAGAATGACAAAGGGCATGGGGGACCTCAGTTATAAGAGTAGAGATTAAAATAATGAAAGTTATTTAGTCTTGGAAAAAGATTTATGAGGGATATGAACCTGTAtaggttgtgagaaggtgacagacagagtgctaGAATTAcgttatatctcccccagatttttaACTTGTGTgtagtccagtgcgggtcttgagtaggcctcagcccaggtctgagtcctgggctcattactgggccaaaaaaggctgcagatcctgcacttcagggcagatccagggagtgagaggaggcacctgggtctgtcctgatactctgaGTCTGGGAAATGCTGATTCACTGGGGAACAACGAAAGACAAGACAACGAAATTGCTGTTCCTCAGTGTTATTTGTCTGTTCGTTATTTAGCTGttggtaagccacacatatagttagcttATCATTACGCTTTAATTagtagctcagacaagcaggattttgtttcttactgaTTTTctgacgttaaggctgtattttgttttgctcattttttgtgcctgacgtcaaggtttatttattttcctgtttgtttttaaataaaccgctttgctgcaagatttgtgtccctgtctctgactgtttgggtccacacc
This sequence is a window from Leptodactylus fuscus isolate aLepFus1 chromosome 2, aLepFus1.hap2, whole genome shotgun sequence. Protein-coding genes within it:
- the NPFF gene encoding pro-FMRFamide-related neuropeptide FF; the protein is MEVLTLLLLAVLTCARSAQPHQGGDESPETFMDVPPSFLDSQLDESFSSQPLSDDKIGLNSLLRTIMHSRNTRSSFHFQPQRFGRDERSSLLGDGRIHSRGWDSAPQFWSMAVPQRFGRKK